CCTACAATATCAACAATTCAATACACATTATTACACCTGTAATCATTTTTAGATAAATTtccatacaaaatgtttattgtgtAGTAGAAGTATTGTATTAGCAAATTTATTATAGTGAAATTCAAGTAATGCATGAATATTTGCATCTTTTCTATTTAACTTTTAAAACTTGTATACTAAGCGCTATATAAacgttatttattcattattattattactgctactgaaattattattacatgtatcatcatcttaatcattattatcatgagaTATCGGCTGGAGATTTTCATTGTCCGTGCGTGTTCTTACCATCAACTTTATTGAacagacaacacacacacacacacacgcacgcacacacacagaccacacacacacacacacacacacacacacacatatatatataaatataaacatatatatatatatatatatatatatatatatatatatacacacatgtgtacatgtacatataatattatacatatatatatatatatatatatatatatatatatacatacacacacacacacacacacatgtaggccctattatgTAACACCTAAACAGGTCCTTGTCATTTAATTCGTTGTTTGATATTGATTATtcatttttgtcccatttttactattacatcatcatttatgcaaattttgctTCGGTTACTGTGCAATCTTGAATTCATGCGATTTTGTACGGTACGTAAGACGCCTGCTTTTGCTGTGTGCATGCAAGCAAGCAAGCATATTGACGGACAGcatttctaaattcataaaacaaatgacACAACGGATATATTTTTAGGTGTTACAtataacaaataatgaatgctTTTCACTCATgaagatgaaattattgatccaCTGAGCtcgattgccccccccccccgttgaatggatcattttcatttttcatctcaGAATATATTTTCCACTGCACTCATATccattcattttgtgtgtgtgtgtatgtgtgtgtgtgtgtgtgtgtgtgtgtaatattggtatatgaattatataacatatattAACAGCAGAGCGACTGATATGTTCAAGACTGTCGAATTATTGCTAATGTTATTACTCATCTCATGAATGGATCCATTTCGACAATAGATGCTAAAAGAATACACCATTTGGTCGAACCCCTTCATACTTACAAAGATAgcaattttatttcaatatagACTCAAGATGGATCTCGTGTCGACTCAACACGAGCAACTTCTCAAGGATTGAATATACACACAATAATGCAATAATCGAGTTGAGACCGAGTCACATCCAATCTTTTACTTACACAGACACCTTTGATGATAAAGCTAGTATGTTTGcgtaagtttaaaaaaaaaaaaaatataattgtatGTGTGAATAAACTGGTAGCATCGAAAATGTATTATGCAAAGTTAATGAAGGGTTTGTGAACATTCCATGCACATACAGTAGGCAAACTGTTTCTCGGTACGTTCTGTTTTCTTATACAACGTACATGTATACCCAATTATCTTTACTTCCCATGATTGCAGTCAAAACTTGCAAATGCTTACAATCAGTAACTGttgttctcttcatttttttttttgcttgagaAAATCAGGTAATGAAATGCGAATGAAGAAATAGAAATGCATTGATAAAATTAATCGTTTTTACTCAAATTTATGCGATATTCAGAGCTAATTATCTTCTACGCAACGATCGATCACACACTACCAAACCAGAAAATACTGGGCGTTGGAATTTTTCAAAGTTTCGCTCGTCATCCAACTTCTGTCGAGATGTACAATGGTTTTGCTTGTGTGCGTTATCTGGATAGCAATCTAATTTCCATTAATTATTAACTAAATAGACATACGTTATGTATTTTGCTTGCACATGTCTGTGAATGTTCAATCCACAACCCAGTTGCTGTATTGGCTAACGGCGCCTAACTTCCATGTCAACCCGAATGTCAACGTAACTTCGCGGCGTATAGGATGGATTATATTTGATCTATCACCTCATTTGCTTTgcaatcaaatcaatatttgaGAATCCCTTCCCAAAATCATCCTCGATGTTTactaatatgataataattttaACACTGCTCTTTGAGATCGCAGTAACACAACATCATTTAGAGGATAGAATGATTATTTTCAGTACTAAACCGACACCATGTTGAAGCAACGTGCAGGTGATTTCCTTTGTAAATACAGCACATCACTCGCCCaaaaagaataattatgatatcatagTTATCGTCATTAAAAGTAACTGTGaacatttaacaaacatgtcactTTATGCATATTTATGTGGTTTCTATTTCTTAACAAGGAGTCTAATCTGTCTGATACACTAATTCAAGTTTACGTAGAATCCTATATAATGGTCGTACAATTTCACCTTCCCGGGCGTAGACAAGAAACAAGGTTACTTGATTCACACGTAGTCACTGGGCTTGTGTTCTTCGGCagattttgaagtttcgcttaCAACTAAATGCTATTCAACTGTACATAGAATTTGTAAATATAAATATTGTTCAAAACAAAGTCTATGATACAATATAAAAAGTATACATTCATTTCGACATTCTAGGGCGTAAAATGTACATATCCAACACCGAACACCTAATTCATGATAACATTAtagaaataataacaataacaaaatgagCGTACAAAcgttttgtttcagcatctgcAAAGAAACAGATATACATACGTAAAAAATAAAGGCACAGTGTCTTTGACATAGTCAATGTAATGCTGTTATATTTCAAACTTTAAAACCCACGCCTTCGCCGTCACTTATACTACGCTATgcaatatacaaacaaaattatgCGACATGTCTGTTGTCACTTTTTTAAACTCTTCTCTTCAATACGTCGGATATTTTATTTAAATGTGTTTGATATTTCCTTCTAACTACTGGCGATGAGATTCGTAGTTGATTTAGTGTTCATGGACGTGTCCGCATGACATTCATTACCAAGTTTCTGTTGCTGATAAGACcctttgacaaaagagaaaatCCGTCTACTAAATGACTTGACGTTTGtattagaaaacaaaatacatagcATGGACATTACTGTAACTTCCCatcattgaaattgaaaaacatGAAACCAGTGATTTGCCTTGTTTCTATAGAATAGTTACAAACAAACGGAAAAACCCTCGAAAAGTGACTATAGATTCCTAACGCGTAAGGCAACTTTGTGCATTTCataaaaactgaaattcaaatCAACGTCAAAGgctttttgacatttttaataATCCAGTGTTCTACGGGTATAATATCTCCCATAGACAGTGGTAAACCAAAGTTTGTAGAAATCGTGCTTGAGCCTCTTTAGTAATCCAGTGTCCAGTCAATAAAGTCTATTACACCTTAGTCCTTGGTTGCATCCTTTTGGAGAAGAAATACCATGAAGATTATGGCAAAATCCTTTGGGGCAAACGTGTGATAGACACAGAATACACATGCGGAGAGTGGTTCAAATTCCGTTGAGAtgtagtctggcttccagaccctctgcccacACTATTTCGCTATAcaggatattgacgccctcaacgtcggaATAGGCGTAGGTTTTCTCCtgccttcggcaaaggcggTGACTTCGTCGCCGCAGGTCACCGCAGAGTCCTGtgggcaaagggtctggaaaccagactacttGAGATGTTGATGAATATAATCTGATTCTGACTGATAATGGATCTATCTGTCTTTCCCTTCGAGATATTTGTTATGCTTTGATGGCGCTTCCGTAACGACTGGTCCAGCAGAATCTCAGCTGATGCCGTGTCTATTTACATGTGTGTACATCGTATTGCCTGACGCACTCTTTACAGACAACCCTGCAACACCACACGAAGACGCAATCGCAGCGCTCACGCCGCGTCACCGTCATGGTGTTATGACCTCGCCCGCAGCACAGCAACTCGCACCCGTCGATTCCATGCGAAGTAAGATTACACTCACGCCCTCTCGTGCCGAAGGAGCCAACATCCGGGTTATTCTCGCAGAAGTTGGGCGAGTTTTCGTAATAGATCAGGTCCATGTTCGTCGGTTCCTTGTACTCTTCGAAACGCGGCTGGAGAACTTCGACGAACGTGCGACCGTGTTTTTTCTGCTCGACGCGCATTTCGGCCGCGCTGTCGTACTTTATTTTGAGTTTGTCCCCAAGTCTCCTGAAGGGCGCCATCTCCCACCAGCACGTCTTTAGTTCGCAGCTCCCCGACACACCGTGACACTTGCATCGCAGTTCCATTGTATGCAGGACAGACTGTAGCAGAGGACAgagcaaagaaaagaaagaaagaaagaaatgaatacattgttcattttccaaTCAAGGTTTCTAATCCTCTGATATAAACAAGCGCATGAAGCACGTATCCAATTTAcgttgttttatttgtttgtttgtttgtttttttttttttcatctacacCTCACCGGCCTTTACTAGCTCtaaaacccccccccccccaaaaaaaaaaaaaaaaaaaaaaacacacacaaaaaaacaccaaaaaaaaaaccaaaaaaaaaaaaaaccacacacagaaagaaagaaaaaagagaaaccCCAGTTGAGGGGTACACAGAGAAATACATCAAGCCCATGGCCTGAACAAATATGCACATGAAGATGTCTCCCACTTTATATGGTTCTTtatgatatcatatttcatattttcttctacCGTTTGTGTCTGTATCTATCAATGTCTGTCAGTTCCGACTGCTGTGAGTCAAATATTGAATCGAGTGATTTTTGGAAAACTCATTCAACTGTTAAATATGTTGTTTTTCGACTTATgacttttctgtttttctttgaagaaaCGACCTTTGCATGCTGACATAGATGGAATTCCGTATTCTTATAGACTACCGACCTTTCTGCCTGCCTCTGTGTTGTGCAAGTCCATCTGAGTCCGAGCTTTGGCCGTTTGACCGCCCCGCGTTGTCAGAAAGTCCCGCGTAAGTTTGACGGCGTACCGCACTTCCTCGCTGCAGCCACCCCATCGCCACGTGCTGTTCGGCGTGATGTTAGAATCCCGGCCCGGCGGACCGCGGTGGGACCGGTCACAACCGCATTCTAGGTAGTCACCGCGGGAACACGCCCGCGTGACCGCGTGCGTGACACCGGCGGCTAGAATAGCATTGACAAAGGCACTCTCCCTCGTCCCtgcaacaaaattaaaggcattatttatcatttgcaggttgaaaaataaaacagctttcgtccttcaaaatagttctaaactgtgactTAGGGACAGAGACAATCAATGTAAAATTGTAATCCGTATAGTTAGATTGTTAAATAGACAagatgtaaacaatagttataataaaattggcAACCGTCCGCAGTTATGGttcattaagaaaaatagtgatatctccttaatatctaaggctttattgcaaattttttatatggtaggatgttttgtgatacaactgacctacacatatgcatcaaatgtgataacctGAACATCTTTTTTAATCCCTGCTCCCAATGGTAGACAGTATCTTTAAAGTGAATTTCAATTGTTATTTTAGTCTCCTGTGCTCTTTTAGAAGTGAATAGGCCGCCAAATATGTTTGTCTCTTTGATTGATATCAATAAGGTAAACATGTCGAAAACCatcaatccatctatccatccatccatccatccatccatcaatcaatcaatcaatcaatcaataaatcaatcaatcaatcaatcaatcaatcaatcaatcaatcaatcaatcaatcaatcaatttaggttttattgcaaataaaaaacGAACGAGACAATAAATCCGCAGACTAAAAGTGCCACGCGTACAGAGAAAAGTATGATTACAGAAAACactcagttgaaaaaaaaaaaatcaagagcaGCCTAAACATTTTGTCATATACAATCATATGATTAAACATTGGACTCACAGAAAGTTAAAACTGAATAGGCCTGCACATGTGGTGATATACACACAACTTAGACATACACATAACTGCAGATATATTAAAAATTGACAATAAAAGACATAGAATATTTCCTCATCCAGCATAACGAATAAAAAGAAGTAAAACATCAAATTCTCAGATATATGGTACCGTAGATACagttaaaatttgaatattaCACACAACAGAGGATTTGTAAACCAATGAAAACCGTTCAATGAAGTACGCCTGAGATTTAACATTTAAATGTATCGCCTTCATAAGAAAGACAAATTAAACAGACTGAAGTGCTAGGAAAAGACGACATTGATTAAATAACAATGAACCTgttgaaaacaaacacacaaaaactaGCACCTTTGTTGAGGACTGGGCCGAACACTGAATCGTCGCCATCTATCGTCGTGCAGTTCCACCGTCTCCCGCGAAACTGGAATTGGCATTCCTGGATCCCCTTATGAGCGCCCTCAGCGACGCTCGACATCTTCTCCTGGTTTCTCTGACAGAATCGGATCTGCTTGTCCGACAGCTCGGGGATTCTACGACAGGGGATTTCCACTGGCTGCACTGCCGTACCGTAGGCGGCGCCCACGAACCTGTGGTCGGGTCAGGAGAAAGGAAGTTTGAGTATAAGTATAGCATCTTCTCTTTCTGCTCAGCTACGTTCACAACTTGACATTAGGCCTATAAACGTTATTACATAACGATGATGTCAGGGAACACAGATTAAAATATCTAATCAAACCAAGGAGAAAAATTGCCATTTGAAATATCTACGACGTAAATTTACATGAATAATTTTACGTGATAAAATCAAACTGGTCGTCCTTTCAAAAATTAGACAATTAAAAGAATTCATTTGAACGTCATCATTAAAGATATATTGACTTCCACTTTATGCGTATGACTTAGCGGCTCCGTTCACTCATCACTTTTCGTCTTCTCAATCGacattgttttttcttcctATTTTCTAACCAAGTTATcagttcttcttcatctttctgTCTTACTTTTCCTGTTCCAGTTTCTGCGTTTCTGCGTGACAGCGACTTAGTGGATTTGTCTGGGTGTTTGTCTAGGGGTAGTTAGGTTTTTATCTGTAATTTGTGTAATTCTATAGAAGATCAATGATATAAGATGTTATTATATGTtttgggggaatgcaccctacaagctttgtttcttcagcattcctcccccatctcctgcattttcgcaatttcagaatgtttttttttttgtgtgttagtgtgtgtgtgtgcttatttctttttcactttggTATTTGTATATCTATAAATTCCACTTATCACACTTTGTAATATTCACATATGTATTCATATATCATGTGGAAGGAAAAACGTACTTAcaagttctgttggagatggaaaaaataaatgaaatgaaaatgatatgaaatgaaaaaaatatagttttgtgATTGATTGGTCTAAGATATTTAGCATTACTACTGACAGAGTTATCAAACTACTGACAGAGTTATCAGGAACATTTCAATTATAGATAGCCATTcgttttaacccccccccccccgccacacacacacacacacacacacccgcgAATGCATGGCCCCATTTCATTTTGGaagaaaagttgatatgataatggcaactcttgctggaatggcaattgtcatggtaacgacaacaATGACATCCAGCTTGGCTGTTACTGTTGGAAggtgccattccagcaagagttgctatcttAATATCTTTTCTGAAATGGCGCCGAGATGTGTCTGTAAAACACTGTaactgaaatttgaggaaagccggacaatccattcagtagttatgaattgttataaCGATGGCTAAATTTACGTGctgtcatcgctggataagaaaaaaaaaagaagaataaaaacatgcaaaaagaaCTGCAAGAAatctctcattaaaaaaaaaaatgaaaatcacacGTCCCTTAGAGTTATTACTCgacattattatattattatcaagGTTAACCCATTCCAATCACGCACTGTCTCCTGATGGGAGCAGTCAAGTGCTTCAAACGACGACTGCAGCTGAGGAATTCTCTTCTCTCGACATTACTACATTGTAGGTAATCATTTATTTTGCTCAAGGGTCCTCATAGACAGAAGTATAGTCAATATATTTATGCAgctcaagaaatgaaaaaagaaaagaatagttTGATCAAATTTTAGCATACAGAATCACTGTGGCAGAAACATCAGCGGGGTATTTCGATTTATAACGGGCCTGTTTCTTTGTCGCCTGTCGTTGGCGTGACATTGATTATTATCAATGTAAAGGTTTGCAAGataaagaatatatatttgAGTGTATATATGGCACTCGGTGTGTAGACGACTACCTGTTACATGACAAAGACCTTAGTTTGCAAAACAAGCGCTAAATTAGTTTGCTTCAATTAAGCACTCGAAATCCTACCGATCGTCTGAACCTTGGAACCATCCGACAATAGTATCTCTTCTGGATATCGATTGAACTGAAAATGACACTTAACCGCCTGCCTTTGATGGTCATCGATTTTGACTCGGTGGTCAGTTTGACCGTCCATATGAGCAATCGATGCGTCGAGGTTCAAGCTGGACAGCAAGTGTACCCCACAACATCACGTAAGGGTCAACAACCGGACATTGACAAACCAATTATACGCCAACGTATTGGGtgccattttgttttcaaatctgTTTCTCTGTTAGTCTCATACAATAGATTTAACTGCATGAAACAGTgactttttttctattcatagatacgtaatgaatatttatatcgTAATTAATATTAATAGAGCTGTTTTCCATATCAAGCCCCTCATTTTTCGTCCTTGCATATCCATACAAACGCACACATGTACCCGACATTTGATCTGGATTTGGATCTGGAACCTCCTATTAACCTAGTCACGTGGAGCATGACTACCTCCTTGACAACGTTCAGAGAGGGTGCTTTCCCCACTGCTACAGCTTTACAGCCGTCTAGTGGATCTTATCGAATTCTTAATTAAAGTATCTACGTAAGATGTATTTAGATTTCACTCGAGCAGCACACTATTGTAAATAAGAGGTGAAGATCACGGTGACATTCTACCCATGACATAACTATGCGCAGGTCATCACAGCAGGCCCAGTATAATATCTTCTTGTAGCAGCAAGAGGGATTACCTAAACAAGTATAACCAACATTTGACCAAGTATCAGAACAGTATTACTAATGatttcatatatgatttttcctccatatcattttcatttgattccaaacatgaatttatttgaaaatcaataaatttATTGTCGTCTGTACTGTATTGATTTTCACAAGCTTTACTACACTGTTTTTTAATTTACAACCTCCTTTGCAAATGAGaagagaaaataatgttaatgaCCAGTACAGAAATGGTCATATCATTTTCCTATGACCAATGACGTAAAATCACACAGAAAACTTGAGTCCACCACTCAAAATTATTTGCTTTGTAACATAATTCATCATTATTAAGATAGTTTTGTATGAAATGCAACTGGACACTTgtaaggtgatgacatcattgccTATAACAAGTTAAGTTTCTAAATATTGCTGTGAcgaatattttgtttcataaaactaAAGAAATTTACATGGCTCTACTTCTATGTTCGATGTTTACATTACTTccggggcggatccaggaattccgtaaagaggggaagcctttacaaaataaaggaggggggggcgcacgcacccctcccccatttttcttttcatttcttttgttttaacataaaaaaaagaagggggcgcgcgcccgacGCGTTCCcactggatccgccactgactTCCAATCTAATCAAAGACCACAGAGCATTTGGTGAAACTGCACTTTAAAGTTCGTGTGCCCCCTTTGCAACCCTTAAAATCAGATTCCTTTCATAAGATGGTATATTGTAGAGGCAGataattcagacctttcctcagaatgataaaactggaaacttctttatgatggaggGGCAGCAATAGATTTTCAGTGAATTTATTTGGATCCTGACAAAATTCCAACGGTTATTGTCGGTACAAAACGGGAGCATATTCTCAACTGACGTGGGATTAGTTTatccttttcttctctttttatttatttattttgatttaaatcTGAGGTGCATTACCGGAGAGATATTCGGAGAGATTATTCTTCAACCGTGCACATATTTCATTTGCAAACGGGATACATAACTCTTAAAG
The DNA window shown above is from Diadema setosum chromosome 22, eeDiaSeto1, whole genome shotgun sequence and carries:
- the LOC140245314 gene encoding proto-oncogene Wnt-3-like → MNLIGISLMIAITASVLCTAQAMWWFVGAAYGTAVQPVEIPCRRIPELSDKQIRFCQRNQEKMSSVAEGAHKGIQECQFQFRGRRWNCTTIDGDDSVFGPVLNKGTRESAFVNAILAAGVTHAVTRACSRGDYLECGCDRSHRGPPGRDSNITPNSTWRWGGCSEEVRYAVKLTRDFLTTRGGQTAKARTQMDLHNTEAGRKSVLHTMELRCKCHGVSGSCELKTCWWEMAPFRRLGDKLKIKYDSAAEMRVEQKKHGRTFVEVLQPRFEEYKEPTNMDLIYYENSPNFCENNPDVGSFGTRGRECNLTSHGIDGCELLCCGRGHNTMTVTRRERCDCVFVWCCRVVCKECVRQYDVHTCK